From Tiliqua scincoides isolate rTilSci1 chromosome 2, rTilSci1.hap2, whole genome shotgun sequence, the proteins below share one genomic window:
- the LOC136639107 gene encoding butyrophilin subfamily 1 member A1-like has translation MFSRLTKRVLSKQAQTGLLDAVRVHTPLTASQATKPAACSLPPLLLSPPAPASEAKVTLDPDTAHPELILSEDGKSVRWGHQHQDLPDSPERFDYWDFVLGREGFTAGKHFWEVTVGGEGGWAVGVARQSVRRKGWFLLNPQEGVWAVGKWGGQYRAFSAPDYTPLSLSQELKRIQVTLDCAGGQVAFSEADTGVHLYTYSGASFCGETLLPILQVSAEAHLRLSP, from the exons atgttttccagactcacaaagagagtcttgtCCAAGCAAGCGCAGACAGGACTACTG GATGCCGTGAGGGTCCACACACCCCTCACTGCCAGCCAAGCTACAAAGCCAGCTGCCTGTAGTCTCCCGCCtcttcttctctctcctcctgctccagcctccgaagcaaaggtgactctggatccagacacggctCATCCTGAACTCATCCTGTCTGAGGATGGCAAGAGTGTGCGATGGGGACACCAACACCAAGATCTGCCTGACAGTCCGGAGAGATTTGACTATTGGGATTTTGTGCTGGGCCGTGAGGGATTCACTGCAGGCAAACACTTCTGGGAGGtcactgtgggaggggagggagggtgggctgtgggggttgccaggcagtctgtgaggagaaagggctGGTTTCTTCTTAATCCTCAGGAAGGGGTCTGGGctgtggggaagtggggaggtcaGTACAGAGCTTTTAGTGCCCCTGATTACACTCCTCTGTCCCTGAGCCAGGAACTCAAGAGGATCCAAGTGACTCTTGACTGTGCTGGGGGGCAGGTGGCCTTTTCGGAGGCTGACACAGGTGTCCACctctacacttactcaggagcCTCATTCTGCGGAGAGACCCTCCTCCCCATCTTGCAGGTGTCTGCTGAAGCCCATCTGAGGCTCTCTCCCTGA